The region CCCTTGCTGCGGATAGCCGGTCTGCTGGCCGTGGCCGTCCTGCTGCGGGTACGGCTGCTGGTAGCCGCCGGGCTGCTGCTGGGAATACTGCTGCTGCTGGTAGCCGGCCTGCTGGCCGCCCTGCTGCTGGTCGCGGAAGAGGTGCGCGTAGGCGTCGTAGTCCTCGCCCTGCTGCGGCTGGGCCGGTTCGGGCGTGCCGATGTACTGCGTCGCCGCGTTGTCGGGGTAGGGCTGCTGTTCGTAGCCGGCCTGCTGCTGTTGCTGCCACTGCGCCGGATCCTGCTGCTGATACGGATCGTAGGCATACGTGTTCTGCAGATAGGGGTCGGCAGGCGCCGGACGCTGCTCGGGCGAGGGAGGCATCTGGCCCGCAGAGTCGCGATCACCGTCATACGGCGCGTTCATCAGTGCCCCACCTTATTGTCCGCCGGCTACCCGTCCACCTTCTCACCTGTTGGTGACGGCTCCCGGCTTTCCTGCCCAGTGTCAGCGGCAGGGTCACCCGGCTGCCCGGGGTCCATGCCGTCGGTCTCGTCCTCGTCGCCGCCGTCGTCGTTCCCGCCGCCGTCGCCGCCTTCATCGTCGTCACCGCCGTCGTCCTCGGCGGTCCGCCGTTTACGTTGACGGTAGATCCGTACGCCCGCCAGCACCAGCAGGAGCAGTCCGGCTCCGATGATCAGCATCACCAGGTCGGTGACCTTGTTGACGTGGACCGCGAAGTCGACGGATTTGCCGTACACCGTCTTGTTGTCGGTGTAGAGGGCCGCGGTGATCCTGACCGAGCCGTTCGCGCTGGCGCTGGTCTGGAACTTCAGGGTACGGGTGTGGCCGCCCTCGATGGCGATCGGCTGGTCGGGGTCCTTGATCTCCAGCCGGATGTTGGCGCCCGAGGTGAGCCGCAGGGTGAGGCCCTTCACCGGCTGGCCCAGCTCGTTCTTCACCGTGACCGGGATGGTGCCGCTGCGGCCCGACAGGGTCAGCGTGGTCTTCTCGATGATGTGCACCGCGCCGATCAGGTCCTGCAGGTAGAAGCCGATCGCGTCGCGGTAGGCCTTCGCGCCCGAAGGGTCGCCGCGCCAGCCGTCGGACATCGACCGCAGCACCGCGTTCCCGAAGGGCACGGTGACCCGGTCCTGCCGGGTGAGGATGACCACGAAGTTGTTCAGGCCGTTCTGGGTCTGCTGGATCTGCCGGAAGGCGGACGTGGGCAGCTCCTGCTTGCGCAGGCTGCCCGGGTAGGCCCTGCTCGACGGCACCTTGTGGTTGGCGCGCGCGTCGGGGTGCGCCTTGGCCGCGTCGTCGAAGCTCAGCGGGGTGGCCCAGGGGGCGACGGCGGTGTCGTGGATCGCCTCGGCCATCGCCGAGGCCTGCGCGACGGTGGGCATCCGCTGCGGGGCGACCACGACGCTGCGCTGCTTCTCCGGCGATTCCAGGGTGATCATCAAGGTCTGCGCGATGAAGTTCTGCACGGCGAGGTCGGCCTTCTGCGGGTCGGCCAGGTCGCCGGTGAAGGCGGTGGACAGCGTCGCGTCGCTGACCACAGCAGTCGTGCCGCCGCCGATCGACCGGGCCGCGTTCGGGGTGTAGCTGAGACCGTCGCCCTCGGCGAAGGTGTCGCTGCGGGCGATGATCCGCTTGGCGCCGCCCGCGCGGGCCACCGACACCACGGACGGGTCGATGGCACCGTCGACGGGCCAGGCCACATCGGCCGTCGGGTTGCCGCCGAGGATGGTCTGCGTGGTGCCCAGCCCGAGGGTGGTGCCGGTCTTGAGGTGGGTGAGGGCGCCCGGCACGCTCTGCCCGTGGTGTGCGAGCGAGGCGATGTCGGTGTCGCCGAAGGGCAGCGCGATCACCTGGTCGCCGGCGACCGCGGTCTTCAGGTCGTTCAGCCACTG is a window of Streptomyces sp. NBC_01477 DNA encoding:
- a CDS encoding DUF6049 family protein encodes the protein MGEAAQSPGKPPSPARRRAVRVVALVAGATLLTGLLQAAGAAPSQAAAGTGSRTAAVSVDTIAPRIPVKGDTVTLTGRLTNNGKSAITGAHVGIRVPWNGALQTRSAIKTAASRTGYSNAEDGDEIDGHTSTVQDIPAGGHAPFSITVPVGALHMDDAGVYQLGVTLDGRTKADPTTHVLGITRTFLPWYGDEATSGTKQTRITYLWPLTDRSHIAPRGDTDSQQSPIFMDDELASELASGGRLRAMIDLARNLPVTWIVDPDLLATVEFMTKGYRVAGPGGDVTKTTPGVGAAAARQWLNDLKTAVAGDQVIALPFGDTDIASLAHHGQSVPGALTHLKTGTTLGLGTTQTILGGNPTADVAWPVDGAIDPSVVSVARAGGAKRIIARSDTFAEGDGLSYTPNAARSIGGGTTAVVSDATLSTAFTGDLADPQKADLAVQNFIAQTLMITLESPEKQRSVVVAPQRMPTVAQASAMAEAIHDTAVAPWATPLSFDDAAKAHPDARANHKVPSSRAYPGSLRKQELPTSAFRQIQQTQNGLNNFVVILTRQDRVTVPFGNAVLRSMSDGWRGDPSGAKAYRDAIGFYLQDLIGAVHIIEKTTLTLSGRSGTIPVTVKNELGQPVKGLTLRLTSGANIRLEIKDPDQPIAIEGGHTRTLKFQTSASANGSVRITAALYTDNKTVYGKSVDFAVHVNKVTDLVMLIIGAGLLLLVLAGVRIYRQRKRRTAEDDGGDDDEGGDGGGNDDGGDEDETDGMDPGQPGDPAADTGQESREPSPTGEKVDG